The Pseudomonas resinovorans NBRC 106553 genomic interval AATACCTGAGCGGCGGGGCGCAGGATGAACTGACCCTCACCGACAACCTCGATGGGTTCAGCGCCTATGGCCTGCACGCCCGCGCCATGGTGCCGTGCCATCCGCCCGCCACGGCGCGGGCCGTGCTGGGGCGGGTGTTGCCCGTGCCCCTGCTGATCGGGCCGACCGGCTACAACGGCTTACTGCACCGCGATGCCGACATTCACCTGGCCCGGGCGGCCACGGCCCGAGGCTTGCCGTTTTGCCTGAGCACCGCTGCCAATACTTCCCTTGAGGCATTGGTGGCGGCGGTGCCAGAAGTGAACCTGTGGTTCCAGCTCTACGCCATGGGCGACCCCCGTGTGCAAAACGACCTGCTGCGCCGCGCCGCTGCCGTGGGCAGCCGCACCCTGCTGTTGACCTGCGATGCCATGGTGCTGGGCAACCGCGAGTGGGACCGGCGCAATTTCGCCAAGCCGCGCCAGTTGGCGTGGCGCAACACGCTCGACGTGCTGCGCCACCCGCGCTGGCTGCAGCAAGTGATGTGGCCGGCCGGGCTGCCGGGCATGGGCAACCTGGAGCCTTACCTGCCGCTCAACGAACGCAATGCCTTGGGTTCGATGGCGTTTATCGGCCGGCAGATGGACAGCTTGCTCGACTGGGACAAACTGGCGCGCCTACGCGACCAATGGGGTGAACGCCTGCTGCTCAAAGGCGTGCTGCACCCGGCGGACGTCGAGCGCGCCATTGCCCTGGGGCTCGATGGGGTGGTGGTGTCCAACCACGGCGGCCGGCAATTGGATGGCGCCCCGAGCAGCCTCGCCGCCCTGGCCGCCGTCGCCCCCCAGGCCCGCGGCCGGCTCAGCCTGCTGCTGGACGGCGGCATTCGCCGGGGCAGCGACATCGTCAAGGCCCTGGCCCTGGGCGCCGATGCCGTGCTGCTGGGCCGCGCCACCCTCTACGGCGTCGCCGTGGCTGGCGAAGCGGGCGCCGGGCGGGCCCTGGATCTGTTGACCCAGGAACTGGTGCAAACCCTCAACCTGATGGGCTGCACCCACCTCAGCCACTTGGGCCGCGACAACCTGTGGGAGCGCAGGAGGTAATGATGAAACTTTACGAATTGATGACCTTTACCGTGCGCGTGCGCACCGTCACCCCGGCCATGGCCTGCCTTGAGCCGCGCTTGGCCCAGGCCGGGGGCACGCTGATGGGCTGCTGGGCCTCGGAAATCGGCCCGTTGAACCAGATCACGGTGCTGCGCGGCTTTGCCGACGAAGGCGCACGCCAGGCCGAGCGCGAGCGTTACCTGGCCACAGCCGACGCCTTTGGCATCGACGCTTACCTCACCGATATGCGGGTGGAGAACTATTCGCTGTTTCCCTTCCTGCAACCGTTGGCTGCCGGGCGCCATGGGCCGTTCTATGAATTGCGCGTCTACGACCTGGTGCCCGCCGGCCTGGCGCCGACGCTCAAGGGCTGGGAAAACGCCGTGGGGCCACGCACCGGGCCTGGCTACTCGCCGGTGTACGCCGCGTTTTATGCCACCGATGGCCGCTTGCCGCGCTACCTGCACATCTGGCCTTATGCCTCCTTGGAACAACGCTTGGACGTGCGTACCCGCGCGGTGCAGGACGGCGTCTGGCCCCCGGAAAACTCAGGCCCGCAACTGCGCGACATGCACTCGGCCGTGTACCTGCCAGCGCCGTTTTCGCCGTTGCAGTAAACACCGTGGCAGGCGCAGTGCTCGGTGGGAGAAGGGGCTGGCCATCCCCAGTGGGAGCGGGTCCTGCCCGCGATGGGGCCGGTACAGGCGATACGTTTCTTGCAACTTAGAAGCCGCCATCGCGGGCCGGCCCGCTCCCACACAAGCCCCCCACAGTTCAAGAGTGATGTTTGGCACCGCCTCCCTGTTCACACCCCCAGGTAGCGCTGTGACAACTGCGGCGCCTGGGCCAGTTGGGCGGGGGTGCCGCTCCACACCTGGCGGCCTTTTTCGATGATGTGGTGGCAGTCCACCACGCGGGCCATTTCCTTGAGGTTCTTGTCGATCACCAAAATGGTTTCGCCTTCGGCCTTGAGGCTGGCCAGGCAGCTCCAGATGGTTTCGCGGATGATCGGTGCCAGGCCTTCGGTGGCTTCGTCGAGGATCAGCAACTGCGGGTTGGTCAGCAGGGCGCGGGCCACCACCATCATTTGCTGCTCGCCGCCGGAAAGGGTCTTGGACAACTGGTCCTGGCGCTCCTGCAAACGCGGAAACAACTGGTAGACCCGCGCCAGGTCCCACTTGCCCCGTGTGGCGGTGGCCAGCAGGTTTTCCCGCACGCTCAGGCTGGCGAAGCCGCGCCGGCCTTCGGGCACCAGACCCAACCCGGCCTGGGCGATGCGGTAGGACGGCGCGCCGCGCATTTCCCGGCCGTGGATCAGCACGCTGCCAGCGCTGGGCTTGA includes:
- a CDS encoding alpha-hydroxy acid oxidase, whose amino-acid sequence is MRRFYRGRDLSRVHSVAELADMARRRLPYFAWEYLSGGAQDELTLTDNLDGFSAYGLHARAMVPCHPPATARAVLGRVLPVPLLIGPTGYNGLLHRDADIHLARAATARGLPFCLSTAANTSLEALVAAVPEVNLWFQLYAMGDPRVQNDLLRRAAAVGSRTLLLTCDAMVLGNREWDRRNFAKPRQLAWRNTLDVLRHPRWLQQVMWPAGLPGMGNLEPYLPLNERNALGSMAFIGRQMDSLLDWDKLARLRDQWGERLLLKGVLHPADVERAIALGLDGVVVSNHGGRQLDGAPSSLAALAAVAPQARGRLSLLLDGGIRRGSDIVKALALGADAVLLGRATLYGVAVAGEAGAGRALDLLTQELVQTLNLMGCTHLSHLGRDNLWERRR
- a CDS encoding NIPSNAP family protein is translated as MKLYELMTFTVRVRTVTPAMACLEPRLAQAGGTLMGCWASEIGPLNQITVLRGFADEGARQAERERYLATADAFGIDAYLTDMRVENYSLFPFLQPLAAGRHGPFYELRVYDLVPAGLAPTLKGWENAVGPRTGPGYSPVYAAFYATDGRLPRYLHIWPYASLEQRLDVRTRAVQDGVWPPENSGPQLRDMHSAVYLPAPFSPLQ
- a CDS encoding ABC transporter ATP-binding protein, which gives rise to MLEVRGLQAGYGLSQVLFDMHLSIEQGQVVSLIGRNGMGKTTTVKSIMGLLKPSAGSVLIHGREMRGAPSYRIAQAGLGLVPEGRRGFASLSVRENLLATATRGKWDLARVYQLFPRLQERQDQLSKTLSGGEQQMMVVARALLTNPQLLILDEATEGLAPIIRETIWSCLASLKAEGETILVIDKNLKEMARVVDCHHIIEKGRQVWSGTPAQLAQAPQLSQRYLGV